A genomic window from Agrobacterium tumefaciens includes:
- the kdpB gene encoding potassium-transporting ATPase subunit KdpB, whose translation MSQSKQASILDSRILVPATAAAFKKLNPRTLARNPVMFVVATVSVLTTVLFIRDLVMDSGNLGFSFQINLWLWFTVLFANFAEAVAEGRGKAQADSLRRTRTETQAKLLTGDDRSQYKMVAGTSLKVNDVVLVEAGDIIPSDGEVVEGVASVNEAAITGESAPVIRESGGDRSAVTGGTQVLSDWIRVRITAAAGSTFLDRMISLVEGAERQKTPNEIALNILLAGMTLIFVLATATIPSFAAYAGGSIPIIVLVALFVTLIPTTIGALLSAIGIAGMDRLVRFNVLAMSGRAVEAAGDVDTLLLDKTGTITLGNRQATEFRPIAGVSEQELADAAQLASLADETPEGRSIVVLAKEKYGIRARDMQKLHATFVPFTAQTRMSGVDFEGASIRKGAVDAVLAYVDGGVTQHGNAALAVKTETDATRGIRTIAEEIAKAGGTPLAVVRDGKLLGVVQLKDIVKGGIRERFAELRRMGIRTVMITGDNPMTAAAIAAEAGVDDFLAQATPENKLELIREEQAKGKLVAMCGDGTNDAPALAQADVGVAMNTGTVAAREAGNMVDLDSDPTKLIEIVEIGKQLLMTRGALTTFSIANDIAKYFAIIPAMFLVLYPQLGVLNVMGLSTPQSAILSAIIFNALIIIALIPLSLKGVKYRPIGAGALLSRNLVIYGLGGIIVPFIGIKAIDLAITALGLA comes from the coding sequence ATGAGCCAGTCCAAACAAGCGAGCATTCTCGATTCTCGCATTCTCGTTCCGGCCACTGCCGCCGCATTCAAAAAACTCAACCCGCGCACGCTGGCGCGCAACCCGGTCATGTTTGTCGTGGCAACGGTCTCGGTGCTGACGACCGTGCTGTTCATCCGTGATCTCGTCATGGACAGCGGCAATCTCGGCTTTTCTTTCCAGATCAATCTCTGGCTCTGGTTTACCGTGTTGTTCGCCAACTTCGCCGAAGCCGTCGCCGAAGGGCGCGGCAAGGCGCAGGCGGATTCGCTGCGCCGGACCCGCACCGAAACCCAGGCGAAATTGCTGACCGGCGATGACCGTAGCCAGTACAAGATGGTGGCGGGCACAAGCCTGAAGGTCAACGATGTCGTGCTCGTCGAAGCCGGTGATATCATCCCGTCCGATGGCGAAGTCGTCGAAGGTGTGGCCTCCGTCAATGAGGCGGCGATAACAGGCGAATCCGCCCCCGTCATCCGCGAATCCGGCGGCGACCGCTCGGCTGTCACCGGTGGCACGCAGGTTCTGTCGGACTGGATAAGGGTGCGCATCACCGCTGCTGCCGGTTCCACCTTCCTCGACCGGATGATTTCGCTGGTGGAAGGTGCCGAGCGCCAGAAGACGCCGAATGAAATCGCGCTCAACATCCTGCTTGCGGGCATGACGCTGATATTCGTTCTTGCCACCGCGACCATTCCAAGCTTCGCCGCCTATGCCGGCGGCTCCATCCCGATCATCGTGCTGGTGGCGCTGTTCGTCACGCTCATCCCCACCACCATCGGCGCTCTTTTGTCCGCCATCGGTATTGCCGGCATGGACAGGCTGGTGCGTTTCAACGTGCTTGCCATGTCCGGCCGCGCCGTCGAAGCGGCTGGTGACGTCGATACGCTGCTGCTGGACAAAACCGGCACGATTACGCTCGGCAACCGGCAGGCGACCGAGTTTCGGCCTATCGCCGGCGTTTCGGAGCAGGAACTTGCCGATGCCGCACAGCTCGCCTCGCTTGCCGATGAGACGCCGGAAGGCCGCTCCATCGTCGTTCTAGCCAAGGAAAAATACGGCATCCGCGCCCGCGACATGCAGAAGCTGCACGCTACCTTCGTGCCTTTCACCGCCCAGACCCGCATGAGCGGCGTGGATTTCGAAGGCGCCTCCATTCGCAAGGGTGCCGTTGATGCCGTTCTGGCTTATGTCGATGGCGGCGTTACGCAACATGGGAACGCGGCGTTGGCCGTCAAAACCGAAACCGATGCCACGCGTGGAATCCGCACGATTGCGGAAGAAATCGCCAAGGCTGGCGGCACGCCGCTTGCCGTGGTGCGGGATGGAAAGCTGCTCGGGGTCGTGCAGCTGAAGGATATCGTCAAGGGCGGCATTCGGGAGCGTTTCGCCGAGCTTCGCCGCATGGGCATCCGCACTGTCATGATCACCGGCGACAATCCGATGACGGCGGCTGCCATCGCGGCAGAAGCAGGCGTCGATGATTTCCTCGCCCAGGCAACGCCTGAAAACAAGCTGGAGCTGATCCGCGAGGAGCAGGCCAAGGGCAAGCTCGTCGCCATGTGCGGCGACGGCACCAATGATGCGCCGGCGCTGGCGCAGGCCGATGTCGGCGTCGCCATGAACACCGGCACGGTTGCGGCCCGCGAGGCGGGCAATATGGTCGATCTCGACAGCGACCCGACCAAGCTCATCGAGATCGTCGAAATCGGCAAGCAGTTGCTGATGACACGCGGCGCGTTGACGACATTCTCCATCGCCAACGATATCGCCAAATATTTCGCCATCATCCCGGCGATGTTTCTGGTGCTCTATCCGCAGCTTGGCGTCCTGAACGTCATGGGGCTTTCAACACCGCAGAGCGCGATCCTGTCCGCCATCATCTTCAACGCGCTGATCATCATCGCGCTCATCCCGCTGTCGCTGAAGGGCGTCAAATACCGCCCGATCGGCGCCGGCGCGCTGCTGTCGCGCAATCTGGTCATTTATGGCCTCGGTGGCATCATCGTTCCCTTTATCGGCATCAAGGCCATCGACCTCGCCATCACGGCGCTTGGTCTAGCCTGA